The nucleotide sequence CCAGATCGGCAATGCCTGCTGGGAGCTTTACTGCCTGGAACATGGGATCCAGCCAGACGGACAGATGCCCAGTGACAAGACCATTGGAGGAGGAGACGATTCCTTCAACACCTTCTTCAGTGAGACTGGAGCTGGAAAGCACGTCCCCAGAGCCGTTTTTGTGGACCTGGAGCCCACTGTCATCGGTAAGTGTCATCACTGCTCGCTGAACAATAATTCAAGCAAATTAATATGAAAATACCTTTGAAGTGTAGCTAATGTAATGTCCTTGTTTGCATAGATGAGGTACGTACTGGGACCTACCGCCAGCTGTTCCACCCTGAGCAGCTGATCACAGGCAAGGAGGATGCTGCCAATAACTACGCCCGTGGACATTACACCATTGGCAAAGAGATCATTGACCTGGTTCTGGACAGGATCCGCAAACTGGTGGGCTAAATTTACAGCAGCATGTTTCAAATTTATCTTCAGaaagacaaattaaataaaataatcactGGTTGTCATCTCCTCTTCTGTCCTCAGGCTGATCAGTGCACTGGTCTTCAGGGCTTTCTGGTGTTCCACAGCTTTGGCGGTGGCACCGGCTCTGGTTTCACCTCCCTGCTGATGGAGCGTCTGTCTGTCGACTATGGCAAGAAGTCCAAGCTGGAGTTCTCCATCTACCCAGCTCCCCAGGTGTCCACCGCTGTGGTGGAGCCCTACAACTCCATCCTGACCACCCACACCACCCTAGAGCACTCCGACTGTGCCTTCATGGTAGATAACGAGGCCATCTACGATATCTGCCGTAGGAACCTCGATATCGAGCGTCCTACTTACACCAACCTGAACAGGCTGATCGGTCAGATTGTGTCCTCCATCACTGCTTCCCTCCGCTTTGATGGTGCCCTCAATGTTGATCTGACCGAGTTCCAGACCAACTTGGTGCCATACCCCCGTATCCACTTCCCCCTGGCCACCTATGCTCCAGTCATCTCTGCAGAGAAGGCTTACCACGAGCAGCTCTCAGTGGCTGAGATCACAAACGCCTGCTTTGAGCCAGCCAATCAGATGGTGAAATGTGACCCTCGCCACGGCAAGTACATGGCCTGCTGCCTTTTGTACCGTGGTGATGTGGTGCCCAAAGATGTGAACGCTGCCATTGCCACCATCAAAACAAAGCGCTCCATCCagtttgtggactggtgccccACTGGTTTCAAGGTTGGCATCAACTACCAGCCCCCCACTGTGGTTCCTGGTGGAGATCTGGCCAAGGTCCAGAGGGCTGTGTGCATGCTGAGCAACACCACTGCTATTGCAGAGGCCTGGGCTCGGCTCGACCACAAGTTCGATCTGATGTACGCTAAGCGTGCCTTTGTTCACTGGTACGTGGGTGAGGGTATGGAGGAGGGAGAGTTCTCCGAGGCCAGAGAGGACATGGCAGCTCTGGAGAAGGATTATGAGGAGGTGGGAGTCGACTCTATTGAGGGTGAGGGagaagaggaaggagaggagTATTGAAAGGGACCTGAAGGCATTAGTTAAAAAGGAAATATTTGACTAAAATGTCTCCTTTAAAGCATTCCAAATACaaatgttttgtcattttggcTGTTCAGTTCTAAACCCTTGGAAATGTCAAGTTTGGCTATGCTCTAAATAAAACCTCTGTGATGAAAAAAGGTTTAACTGTTTGTCTTTTAAATATTCAGTGATTTTCAgaatgatttttaaatattcagAAACTTTATGACATATTAGTCATGAGTAAGTAGCACAAAAATGTTTGAATCATGTCATTTACGATGTTTCAAATTCATATGTTTTTAAACATGCATGCAAAAAGCTGATTAGTTTTCTCAATTGCGTTCcaatcttttttcttcttgtaaTCGATACATAAATCCTACAGCTGTGTTTATAAATACTGTtcataaatacatattttaagTATTAGGGTGAACGATTGCTTGAAGTTTCAATGTTTAAAGTCAAGCTAAGAAaatcagttttcagcaggtGTTTAAAATTCACCTGCTGAATATCTGACTGATTCAGCTGACCTGAATGACAAAGGAAGACTCTTTCAAAGCTTAGGTACGACAACTGTAACAGCACCAGCCTGTGTGTGACCCACCTGCCACAAACTTTAATACAAAAGCAGTAAATTTAGGTCGAGTAATGAATAATATAAACTAACCACCTCCTATTACCAGTTTTGATTaagtttttatataaataaatatgtttatgtaaatatataacttgGCTGTGGCCCGCCTGCAGTACCTTTATGGTCCACCAGGGGGACCAACAGTTTAGGAATCCTTGCACTTTGACAAATCTTTTGACCGTAATGAGGATCCTGAGGTTTACAATGCGGTCTTCAAAATTAAACTGTAAAATAGTATGAACTGTTAAACTGAAACCTTCAACTCACAATAGATCCAGGGTGTGAGACTGGAAGGAGACACAAACCCAGCCTGATAGTGTCACAAGCTAGTGTGCTTCTCGTGTCCCAAGCCTGAATAAAGggagggttgtgtcaggaaaTGCACCCGATGCAAAGCTTGGGCTAAAGCCAATATGTGGATCCATCTGCTGTGACAACCTCATGGAAAATAAGGCTGCAGCCAAAAGTATTCCActacaactaaaataaaaatactgaacTGACAGCTGTAGTGAATTACTCTTCAGGTCTGGTAAGTCCACACAGGAACTATAAAATTAAACTATAAGAGGAACCTCAGATGGGAGGCACTCTCACCTGACCTCCTACTTTACTATTGTATATAATGAAGCCAAGCAACGTCTTATCCTGaccctccaaaagttgaatctgttcatctggacgtagcgttttgtgggagaaacgttttgtcactcatccaagtgacttcttcagtctcagctggctgcaggtttccccaaaccttataaacaggacatttgcataatgactgaaaccagcccacagaaggaacaatgggctgtgaggtcagttccttaatcataattatgcaaattcccatgaccattgatcaacaatcactgaccaaaacccactgatcaaagaacaatgatcaatggccatgagtatcattcacagagagttggggaatggctgcaatcacagcattgtaagatggcgaaagatgtacccttaggccccctcctcggtttggggaaacctgcagtcagctgagactgaagaagtcacttggatgagtgacgaaacgtttctcccacaaaacgctacgtccagatgaacagattcaacttttggagatttactttcctggatgactgagaatgcatcaagacgtctTATCCTGACCTTATAAAAACATCTGGAGTTACAAAAGGTAAAAAGTACATAAATAAGGTTAGGTGAACATTTTTTTCCAGGACTTTAAGTGCATTGGTATTGGCGCAAATTTAATATTGAAACTATATGCTATGATACTTTTTTTTAGCCCCACAACCTCTGAAGTACAGGAGATATCCACATGAAATGTTCAgggctgaaaaacacatttatgctCTGTTACAAACTTCaacaaaatagaatagaatagaatagaatagaattcaactttattgtcattgcacatgtcacaggtacagggcaacgaaatgcagtttgcatccatccagaagtgctttagccatgatatagatatattacaatatatatattagcaataatatagatatgtaagtatattacacaaatgggtctattatggtatgttataatgtacacggtatgaagtatgttatgaatatgctataactataagtatgtacaggctgtagtgagtacaagctatgtacaggctatgaacaggatataaatatgaaaaaaaaactatacagaatatgaaataaaaaactatacagaaatatgagatatacagttatacagaaatgtgaactatgcaacttatgaacagttgtaggattaataattatcgtatgtacagaatgattatttacacagaactatacaatagtgcagttaagataagtgagatatgtggataatttctacagaggctatataaagtgctagtggttgtgagtggtggttcagtccatgttattattgtgtgtttgagggtacagttgtccattgtgtgtgtgtgtgtgtgtgtaggtggttgtgggtgtgtgtatgttcagtccatgagtttaacgtgggtcagatgtcaggaggcagcgTTCAGGAgcctgacagctgtggggaagaagctgttccggtacctggtcgtcttagtccggaggctcctgtagcgcctcccagagggcaggagggtgaagagtccatgtgatacATGGACTCCATGTGATACATGGAGTGGGTGtgaaatacatttcacacccaCTCCAAGTGGCACAATCTACAAACAAAATCTTATTTTTGCTCAGAATGATTTTCTATGACTACATTTAAGCATCAGTATCATAGGATATAGTTTCAATATTAAATTTGCGCCAATACCAATGCACTGCTTATGTTTAAAAGCAGCGGTGCCCTGGATATTTTTGTCTATTTCTGATAATTTGTTTGAGAAAACGTCCGAGTACAATATATGGGATTGATGGCTGGTCGCATTAAGTTATCATATAAAAGTTCTTCTTTTTACCTAAATTTTGATACCAGGTTTATCTTTTATTGTTGTGAAAAGGAAAGTTTTTCACAGGATTTTCTAGACCTGTAAAAAAACTGAGTGAGGTATATGATTCAGTAACTCAGAGAagcacctttagcagcaataacttggaagtaatcattttctgtatgactcgATTGGTGTCTTGATTCAGTGTAgaggaattttggtccactcttctttAATACAGTGCTTCATTGGTAATTTAGGTTAGCAAATATTTGTTATTGCACAGCTTTTTAAAACTCCCACCATAGCATTTCCAGTAGGTACAGACCTTGACTTAAACTGGGCCACTGCAAAATCTGGACTCTTTTCTTCTTCAGCCATTTTCAtatagatttgctgctgtgtttgggaACTTTGTTCTGCTGCATTACCCAGTTTCAGTCAAGCCTAGCTGTCAGACAGACGGCCTTACatctgactctagaatactttgataTACTGAGGAGCTCATGGgtgactcaatgactgcaaggcgcccaggtcctgtggctgcaaaaaaagcccaaatcatcactccTCCACCGCCATGCTCACAGTtaatatgaggtgtttgtgctgattgACTCTTTTTACCAAATACGGTTGTGTGCATTGTAGCCAaccatctccactttggtcttgttTGTCCAAAGGGTTGTTACAAATCAGATACTAACATAAGCTGTGatgctgtgttgttttttagAGACCATGGCAGCCCTTCCAAACAATCTGTAGTTGTTCAATCTTTTTCTAAGTGTACTgacatgaactttaacatttaacatgctaactgaggtctGTAGAGTCTAAGATGTAAGGACTCTACAGATTACAGGCATTCCACAGTCAGGATGTGCTTAGTTTTTCATACATTGgttctgcattttggctcaatttttgttaaataaatgatgtgtcattgttcatctgaggttgtatttacctgCTTTTAAGACCTCGTCTTATCACCCGATATGTAAAGCCTTAAGCGTGATTTATGGTCCTACTAATGCGTCCGTCTGTGTACAGTGGATGAAAAGGGGTTTTTACACACCACTAATGTGTTCCCAACTCCACATCACCGAATTGAGTGCTGAATGACTTACAAATGGGCCGGAATGGGGGAGGGAGCGACAGCGGACTGGGAAAGCATGAAGCATAAAACGAATGTTAAAGATAAAAAATTACAGCATGAAAAGTACAAACAGTGGCTGCGGTGGACAGTTTTCAATACTTATTTCCTATTCAGATCCTTGCACGTTATAACGTTGCTGTTCTCAACAGATGGCTGATGGACCAACAAACAAGAGTAGCCCACATATTTTTCACACTGCCTCCATCTACAGCAAACACTCTCAGCATTCCATAACTACCTGTCTACCTGCCTTCACGCTATCACAGCTCAAGCATAAAACAAGCATTAGAACTTTAAAGggtctattttcttttttggcatGATTGCATTACAGACAAATTGTACATAAAGTAATTATTCTGATGAAAAAGGATGCCCATTAGTGTTATAGGGATTAGTACTGATGTTAAGATGTCAAGCTCATTTTAAACCGTTTATATTCTGTTTAATCTACAGTGATTTATCATATTCTATAACATAACATGTTTGTAGTGGCTGTCCTGTAAGGAATGCATACCTCCAAAACAGCTTTTAATGAGCTCAGAAAAACAGCTCAACTACTTgattaaagggttaaaaagcataataaaatatatcgataaataaaaattacagcTGAATTAAAAGGCTTGAGCACTCTGTGACATGGTTAACTGTCAGTATTCACAGGAGGATTACAAATATTAATGAAAAAGTAAGTTCAAGATACTAATACTAATCTGAAAGTGTTTGTGGAGCCTTCATCTGTTCAGTTTATTAAACAGCAAGAAGCGACTgtgccacaagatggcagtataATACAGGATAGACGCAAACACTTTGCTTTCACTTTGGGACATTTTAATTTCTGCctgcctattttttttttttttttaatttaactgaaCTGCTGAACTGAACGAACTGAACAAAGGACTGCTtactttgctttgctttgcttgctcTGACACAACGCCACTGCTGTAGCTGTGACTTCTTCTGGGTCAAAATAAAATTCTAGCCCTTTTTCACTTGCCTTTAAAATTTGAGATTTGTGGAATGGGAGTTGTAAATGTAATTGTAGTTTTAAACAGAACTTAGATGTGATTTTCAGGCTTGAAATTTTCACATCTTCTCCCTTTAAAAGTAATGAAGACTCACTGAAAAGGCAAAAATGCAACTTAGAAGACATCATCTTAAAATACCTAAATTTAGGCTTGGGACCTAAATATTCATAtagtataaaaatattttgcatGCATTTCATTAAATATGCTAATAGTAAAAATATCAGCTGATTCCTAAGGTGGtcaggtgggatttttcttttgtagAGTTGTATAATGATTTTCAGTCTTTTAGGCTTGCTATCCTTGAAAAGAAGCAGTGTCTTGGAGCCATTTCAGATAGCAGTCTTCTCTAAACTCAgacatttttattcagtttgcCAGTTTTTAAGCATGCTTTTTCTTCGTTTGTCTACCACTTGTCCAGTTcctataattttttaaaagcacatttGCTAAATATTCAGCTAACTCTATGGGAATCACCTGTTGGTGCAAAATACCATATTATGTCTGTCTAAGTGGGTTATCATTAGCATTTTTTATAGATTCCCCCACTGAAACTGGAACAAATAATAAGTGAGTTACTTCGATATGCTTGAATCCTTCACAGGTCAGTTTTAAGTGGGttaataaacaaacagaaattcCTCTGAAATTGGTCAGGTATTTGTATTTGCTGTAACTGTTGCTCCCCTATTGGccaactggataaataaaggaaaatagGGTACATGGATTGGACTGAATGTGAGTGAAAAAACAGCCAAtgcccaaagaaaaactttcaggaaaagtctggagaattATTGCTCAAGTTCTAGGAGAACTattgttacttaaaaaaattctACAAGAAGCACAGCTCAGGGGAAACAAagcataaagaaaaaagaatggcTCAAGACTTAATAAAGACTTAATGTAAGATTACCCTCCATgttttggggggtggggtggggtaaTTTACTTTTTGTGTAAGTcagtatgtttgtgtttttactttgtCAGGCTTCCTGTTTtgtggaaagaagaaaaagctgtttttcaaatgtgctctataaatacATCTCGCTTGTGACACTTTGGGCCCCGAGCACCAGGTTAGGAGACATAAATCTACAGTGTTTAGAGGTACacagatatttaaaaacaagCCTGCAGCTCCAAAATGCATCAGGTCTGGTTAAGTAATAATGTCATATGTGAtgacaagttttttttcttacaaaaggttttttttttgttttaaattttgctGATAATAATGCTGCCCTTATTTTTGAGGGAGTCTTTTGGAGTGGATTTCTAAgtgtcattttctttatttgaatACTTCTCCCAACACTCTATATTGTGCTCATAATACTCACTGAATGTCATTTAACTAAATAAAGCAGGACTGTGGAACTCAAGGTATATCCCACCCTCCAAGAAGCAAGTCTCACCATTCTGTAGCCGGGATGAATCTCCTCCAGGCACTTGGACATAAAACCGGCACGTATAGAATCACCTGTTATATCAAAAAAACGCCTAAAAACTTATTTTTCTTCCAAATAGGggttaaaaaagtttttttttcctcgggAAAACATAtctttttctctgtttactTTAATTGCCATGTCTTTCTCTTACAATGTATCCTACAATATTTGGTAGATGCTGTAAAGTATGAATGAAAACAGACAATAAAAACTTAAATGTGAAATCACTGGAAAAAAACGCACACTTCCTGCCTGAAACACGCTGCTGGCAGCTGGGATTGCCTCACCTTCCTGAAAAGTTTGTGCCGTGTCAGGCTGAACGTGACGCTTACAATCTAACCAATAGGAATAGGGCTCATGTGACGTGACCCAATCAGATTCAGCGGAGCGTTTCCGGCGGGTGAGCGAGTATAAAAGGCCCCGCCCAGACTGTACGCGTCAGTTGCCTCTTACACAGGACTCATAAAGGCCTATTTGTGGGAGCTAACGTTTTTCGCGCTTCCTATTCCTCATTTTAATCCTGAAACTTATCAACATAAAGAAACATGGTGAgtgttaagtttttttttttggtctcatCCTACAATTAAGTTTAAACTGAAGTTATATCACGTGGTAGCCGGTAATTCAAATCAGCTGAAAGGGTCATTAAGTTCAGCCATTGTACTTTAATAGCGAGAAGAAGCTAACATTTCAGGCTGCTAACCAACCCCAGTGTTCAACAGACTTTTAGTGTATTTTTGGTGTAGCGTGACGGGGCACAACCCAAATTCCAAGTTCAGCCTCGTCTGTCTGTTTCCGGCTTTTCATGCGCACATTGACCTAGTTGGCAAAGGTCAGCCTGCAGCATTCCTCTGATTAGCACCTCTCTGAAGAGGCCTGGCCTTTGTGGAATTGAAGCCACGGACTCGGCAAACAGAAGGAGCTCACTTAAAGctttatggggttttttttgtcttttgtttggtttgatgTGAAAATGTTTGTTCTTGACACAAAAGATTTGCTTGTTCCTTTGCTTGATGTACATGTGATATTTCTAAAGGGCTCAGATGTTAGCCTTCAGGGGGATATAATCATGACTGTGGCATGCAACTGCTAACAAAGAGccttatttattttcttcctcttcctcatgTCTCACATTAGTTCCAGAGCAGGCCTGAACATGTGATGAGTAGCTTTTAGCTACTactgggattaaaaaaaaaaatagaatggATGCCAAATGTGactggtttgggtttttttttttttttttttttttttttttttttccctctctccacAGCGTGAGTGTATCTCGGTGCACGTTGGTCAGGCTGGTGTCCAGATCGGCAATGCCTGCTGGGAGCTTTACTGCCTGGAACATGGGATCCAGCCGGACGGACAGATGCCCAGTGACAAGACCATTGGAGGAGGAGACGATTCCTTCAACACCTTCTTCAGTGAGACTGGAGCTGGAAAGCACGTCCCCAGAGCCGTTTTTGTGGACCTGGAGCCCACTGTCATCGGTAAGTGTCATCACCGCTCACTGAACAATAATCGAGGAAAATTAAAACATCTTTAAAGCAAAACTAACGTAATGTTGTTTGCATAGATGAGGTGCGCAGTGGTACCTACCGCCAGCTGTTCCACCCTGAGCAGCTGATCACAGGCAAGGAGGATGCTGCCAATAACTACGCCCGTGGACATTACACCATCGGCAAAGAGATCATTGACCTGGTTCTGGACAGGCTCCGCAAACTGGTGGGTGAATTCAAAGCAGCTAGTATAAAATGTATATACAAATTAAATAATTGAATGAAGTAACTCATGCCTGGTTGTcatctcctctctgtcctcaggCTGATCAGTGCACTGGTCTTCAGGGCTTTCTGGTGTTCCACAGCTTTGGCGGTGGTACCGGCTCTGGTTTCACCTCCCTGCTGATGGAGCGTCTGTCTGTCGACTATGGCAAGAAGTCCAAGCTGGAGTTCTCCATCTACCCAGCTCCCCAGGTGTCCACCGCTGTGGTGGAGCCCTACAACTCCATTCTGACCACCCACACCACCCTAGAGCACTCCGACTGTGCCTTCATGGTAGATAACGAGGCCATCTACGATATCTGCCGTAGGAACCTCGATATCGAGCGTCCTACTTACACCAacctgaacaggctgatcagtCAGATTGTGTCCTCCATCACTGCTTCCCTCCGCTTTGATGGTGCCCTCAATGTTGATCTGACCGAGTTCCAGACCAACTTGGTGCCATACCCCCGTATCCACTTCCCCCTGGCCACCTATGCTCCAGTCATCTCTGCAGAGAAGGCTTACCACGAGCAGCTAACTGTATCTGAGATCACAAACGCCTGCTTTGAGCCAGCCAATCAGATGGTGAAATGTGACCCTCGCCACGGCAAGTACATGGCCTGCTGCCTTTTGTACCGTGGTGATGTGGTGCCCAAAGATGTGAACGCTGCCATTGCCACCATCAAAACCAAGCGCTCCATCCagtttgtggactggtgccccACTGGTTTCAAGGTTGGCATCAACTACCAGCCCCCCACTGTGGTTCCTGGTGGAGATCTGGCCAAGGTCCAGAGGGCTGTGTGCATGCTGAGCAACACCACTGCTATTGCAGAGGCCTGGGCTCGGCTCGACCACAAGTTCGATCTGATGTACGCTAAGCGTGCCTTTGTTCACTGGTACGTGGGTGAGGGTATGGAGGAGGGAGAGTTCTCCGAGGCCAGAGAGGACATGGCAGCTCTGGAGAAGGATTATGAGGAGGTGGGAACAGATAGCTTGGGAGAGGATGATGAGGGAGAGGAGTATTAAATGGCTTAAAGTTCCTGTGCCATTTATTGATGtcataaataaagtttgttcaATGACTGCAATTTatgtcttctttttaaaatatatgaatataCTGTAAAGGACACTCGATATCAAATTCTCAAATTTAGAATTTCAGTTATATTAGTTCTTAATCTAACTTGTGTGGAATCAAAGGGCGCACATGATGCTGTAATCCTTTCTGGTATGCACCACTTTAGAAGCCAAAAATCTGCAAAGCCCATGCATCACACAAAGGGTTGAGCCTTTCTTTTAGGTCAGAGCAATCATAACGTTAACATTTCAAAATTCCCCACTTAATAAAGATCTCATAACTTGATTTCACATTTTTCATCTCATCAGCATCCATCTGTAGCGGCTCTACATCCCAAACCTTGCAAGACCCACTGTGGTTTAATATAATCTAACGGGTGTCTTGTGTGGTCCCTAACAGTGTTTGAAAGGAAAACTGATGAAAGTCTAGTCACTTGGGGGCAGTGATGCTCCACAGATGTTCTGAATCAACATGTTGAAGCTGATCCACACTCACATTGTTCGTGCTCCACTTGTTTTATCCATTTCAGTTCATGATTTAGAGGTATTCATTTCCCAGTGAGGTACAGTGATTCTCATTACTGAAGTGGCAGTCCAGGCTTATGCCCACAAAAGTCACTGTGCACCTCAACTATAAGTTATGCCAGTTCATACAGTTTTGTAATGAAACTTAATCATGTCGCTGATAAGTTGTTGCAGTGTGAGCTCAGTTTAATTACAGTTTACAGTGAATCGTGTTAACCACCATGACTGATGAGGACAATGAGCAGATGGGTCAGACTTTGTGAAGTACCCTCACAtctataaaacaataaaggTGCCATTCATCAGGTCGTACAGCTATTTTTAAAGCATGACCGtttgaaaattgca is from Oreochromis niloticus isolate F11D_XX linkage group LG20, O_niloticus_UMD_NMBU, whole genome shotgun sequence and encodes:
- the LOC100701978 gene encoding tubulin alpha-1C chain isoform X2; translated protein: MRECISIHVGQAGVQIGNACWELYCLEHGIQPDGQMPSDKTIGGGDDSFNTFFSETGAGKHVPRAVFVDLEPTVIDEVRTGTYRQLFHPEQLITGKEDAANNYARGHYTIGKEIIDLVLDRIRKLADQCTGLQGFLVFHSFGGGTGSGFTSLLMERLSVDYGKKSKLEFSIYPAPQVSTAVVEPYNSILTTHTTLEHSDCAFMVDNEAIYDICRRNLDIERPTYTNLNRLIGQIVSSITASLRFDGALNVDLTEFQTNLVPYPRIHFPLATYAPVISAEKAYHEQLSVAEITNACFEPANQMVKCDPRHGKYMACCLLYRGDVVPKDVNAAIATIKTKRSIQFVDWCPTGFKVGINYQPPTVVPGGDLAKVQRAVCMLSNTTAIAEAWARLDHKFDLMYAKRAFVHWYVGEGMEEGEFSEAREDMAALEKDYEEVGTDSLGEDDEGEEY
- the LOC100701978 gene encoding tubulin alpha-1C chain isoform X3; its protein translation is MRECISVHVGQAGVQIGNACWELYCLEHGIQPDGQMPSDKTIGGGDDSFNTFFSETGAGKHVPRAVFVDLEPTVIDEVRSGTYRQLFHPEQLITGKEDAANNYARGHYTIGKEIIDLVLDRLRKLADQCTGLQGFLVFHSFGGGTGSGFTSLLMERLSVDYGKKSKLEFSIYPAPQVSTAVVEPYNSILTTHTTLEHSDCAFMVDNEAIYDICRRNLDIERPTYTNLNRLISQIVSSITASLRFDGALNVDLTEFQTNLVPYPRIHFPLATYAPVISAEKAYHEQLTVSEITNACFEPANQMVKCDPRHGKYMACCLLYRGDVVPKDVNAAIATIKTKRSIQFVDWCPTGFKVGINYQPPTVVPGGDLAKVQRAVCMLSNTTAIAEAWARLDHKFDLMYAKRAFVHWYVGEGMEEGEFSEAREDMAALEKDYEEVGTDSLGEDDEGEEY
- the LOC100701978 gene encoding tubulin alpha-1A chain isoform X1, producing the protein MRECISIHVGQAGVQIGNACWELYCLEHGIQPDGQMPSDKTIGGGDDSFNTFFSETGAGKHVPRAVFVDLEPTVIDEVRTGTYRQLFHPEQLITGKEDAANNYARGHYTIGKEIIDLVLDRIRKLADQCTGLQGFLVFHSFGGGTGSGFTSLLMERLSVDYGKKSKLEFSIYPAPQVSTAVVEPYNSILTTHTTLEHSDCAFMVDNEAIYDICRRNLDIERPTYTNLNRLIGQIVSSITASLRFDGALNVDLTEFQTNLVPYPRIHFPLATYAPVISAEKAYHEQLSVAEITNACFEPANQMVKCDPRHGKYMACCLLYRGDVVPKDVNAAIATIKTKRSIQFVDWCPTGFKVGINYQPPTVVPGGDLAKVQRAVCMLSNTTAIAEAWARLDHKFDLMYAKRAFVHWYVGEGMEEGEFSEAREDMAALEKDYEEVGVDSIEGEGEEEGEEY